Proteins from one Caulobacter sp. X genomic window:
- a CDS encoding mitochondrial fission ELM1 family protein: MTEAPKRPLKVWAVSDGRAGIEAQVVGLADALSRLVPCEVTVKRVGWKGRTGRLPWWLNLFPRRWLTPESDIPGPKDAEAWPDVWLAAGRATLPLSIRAKRWSGGKTYVVQVQDPRVPTTMFDLVIPPKHDRLTGDNVLPITGSPHRVTPERLAAEAKAFKRLIDPLPRPRVAVLIGGKSKAFDLSSERAAQIAHAIQIPLEQEGGSLMMTFSRRTPEPARALMTARLRHLPGVIWNGEGPNPYFAFLAAADYILVTEDSTNMATEAASTGKPVFVLKMDGHSLKFRLFHEELERMGAARPYGGAFHGWTYAPVNETDRAAREVLARLGLEISEGKPKRKQRVKTPLPTGEGGAQPDEGGMGG, translated from the coding sequence GTGACCGAAGCGCCGAAGCGTCCGCTCAAGGTCTGGGCCGTGTCCGACGGCCGCGCCGGCATCGAGGCCCAGGTCGTGGGCCTGGCCGACGCCCTCTCGCGCCTGGTCCCCTGCGAGGTCACGGTCAAGCGCGTGGGTTGGAAGGGCCGCACGGGCCGGCTGCCCTGGTGGCTGAATCTCTTTCCGCGCCGCTGGCTGACGCCGGAGAGCGACATCCCCGGACCCAAGGACGCCGAGGCCTGGCCCGACGTCTGGCTGGCCGCCGGCCGCGCCACCCTGCCCCTGTCGATCCGCGCCAAGCGCTGGTCGGGCGGCAAGACCTATGTCGTGCAGGTGCAGGATCCGCGCGTGCCGACCACCATGTTCGACCTGGTGATCCCGCCCAAGCATGACCGCCTGACCGGCGACAACGTGCTGCCGATCACCGGCTCGCCGCACCGGGTGACGCCCGAGCGCCTGGCCGCCGAGGCCAAGGCCTTCAAGCGCCTGATCGATCCGCTGCCGCGCCCGCGCGTGGCCGTGCTGATCGGCGGCAAGTCCAAGGCCTTTGATCTTTCCAGCGAGCGCGCCGCCCAGATCGCCCACGCCATCCAGATCCCGCTGGAGCAGGAGGGCGGCTCGCTGATGATGACCTTCTCGCGCCGCACGCCCGAGCCGGCCCGCGCCCTGATGACGGCGCGCCTGCGCCACCTGCCGGGCGTGATCTGGAACGGGGAGGGGCCCAACCCCTACTTCGCCTTCCTGGCGGCGGCCGACTACATCCTGGTCACCGAGGATTCGACCAACATGGCGACCGAGGCGGCCTCGACCGGCAAGCCGGTGTTCGTGTTGAAGATGGACGGCCATAGCCTGAAGTTCCGCCTGTTCCACGAAGAGCTGGAGCGCATGGGCGCTGCGCGGCCCTACGGCGGAGCTTTCCACGGCTGGACCTACGCGCCGGTCAACGAGACCGACCGCGCCGCGCGCGAGGTGCTGGCGCGGCTGGGGCTGGAGATTTCGGAAGGCAAGCCGAAGCGGAAGCAGCGCGTGAAGACCCCTCTCCCAACGGGAGAGGGCGGGGCCCAGCCCGACGAAGGCGGGATGGGAGGGTGA
- the greA gene encoding transcription elongation factor GreA has protein sequence MEKVPMTVGGYQTLDEELKRLKTIERPAVIAAIAEARSHGDLSENAEYHAAKERQGWIEGQIAEIEDKIARAQVIDVSKLSGKQVKFGATVSVIDEDTEEEARYQIVGDHEADVKSGRISLSSPLSRAMIGKEVGEVVEVNTPGGVKAYEITKVEWL, from the coding sequence ATGGAAAAAGTGCCGATGACCGTCGGGGGTTATCAGACCCTCGACGAAGAACTGAAGCGTTTGAAGACCATCGAACGACCGGCGGTGATCGCCGCGATCGCCGAGGCGCGCTCGCACGGCGATCTTTCGGAAAACGCCGAGTATCACGCCGCCAAGGAGCGTCAGGGCTGGATCGAAGGCCAGATCGCCGAGATCGAGGACAAGATCGCCCGCGCCCAGGTCATCGACGTGTCCAAACTCTCGGGCAAGCAGGTCAAGTTCGGCGCCACCGTCTCGGTGATCGACGAGGACACCGAGGAAGAGGCGCGCTACCAGATCGTGGGCGACCACGAGGCCGACGTGAAGTCGGGCCGCATCTCGCTGTCCTCGCCGCTGTCGCGCGCGATGATCGGCAAGGAAGTCGGCGAGGTGGTCGAGGTCAACACGCCCGGCGGCGTGAAGGCCTACGAGATCACCAAGGTCGAGTGGCTGTAA
- a CDS encoding HPP family protein — MSSRLHALVRGKTPIRPVDALRGGGGALLGLLVAGLLGRLAVGGGDWLHPLLVAPIGASAVLVFAVPASPLAQPRSVLGGNIVSALVGITVALLIPQPLIAAPLAVGLAIATMMLLGCLHPPGGAVALICVIGGPAVAKAGYLFALNPVALDSLLLTGAGIAWGRLTGHAYPHRAPVAPASPHHTKDPAPAARVGFSALDLDQALARYGELLDVSREDLDALFRQVELSAAQRLHNQIRCGDVMSRDVIKLRRDQSAESALAHLREHELRVAPVVDEAGRVIGMARRAELQANLGRAVEAALDPVVRKVTTDTPITALLPILSSGHAHEAMVVDAERRLIGVITQTDLIAALYRAHVVEAVVAA, encoded by the coding sequence ATGAGCTCCCGCCTCCACGCCCTCGTTCGCGGCAAGACGCCCATCCGTCCGGTCGACGCCCTGCGCGGCGGCGGCGGCGCGCTGCTGGGGTTGCTGGTCGCCGGCCTTCTGGGGCGACTGGCGGTGGGCGGCGGAGACTGGCTGCATCCGCTGCTGGTCGCCCCGATCGGCGCCTCGGCGGTGCTGGTCTTCGCCGTGCCGGCCAGTCCCCTGGCCCAGCCGAGGTCCGTCCTGGGCGGCAACATCGTCTCGGCCCTGGTCGGGATCACCGTCGCCCTGCTGATCCCGCAGCCTCTGATCGCCGCGCCGCTGGCCGTGGGCCTGGCGATCGCGACCATGATGCTGCTGGGCTGCCTGCACCCGCCCGGCGGCGCCGTGGCGCTGATCTGCGTGATCGGCGGTCCCGCCGTCGCCAAGGCCGGCTATCTGTTCGCCCTCAATCCGGTGGCGCTGGACTCCCTGCTGCTGACCGGCGCGGGGATCGCCTGGGGACGCCTGACCGGCCACGCCTATCCGCACCGGGCGCCGGTCGCGCCCGCCAGCCCGCACCACACCAAGGACCCCGCCCCCGCGGCGCGCGTCGGCTTCAGCGCCCTCGACCTCGACCAGGCCCTGGCCCGCTATGGCGAGCTGCTGGACGTCAGCCGCGAGGACCTCGACGCCCTGTTCCGCCAGGTCGAGCTGTCGGCCGCCCAGCGCCTACACAACCAGATCCGCTGCGGCGACGTGATGTCCCGCGACGTGATCAAGCTGCGGCGCGACCAGTCGGCCGAAAGCGCCCTCGCCCATCTGCGCGAGCACGAGCTGCGCGTCGCGCCGGTGGTGGACGAGGCCGGTCGCGTGATCGGCATGGCCCGCCGCGCCGAGCTGCAGGCCAATCTGGGCCGCGCGGTCGAGGCGGCGCTGGATCCGGTGGTCCGCAAGGTGACGACGGACACGCCGATCACCGCCCTGCTGCCGATCCTGTCCAGCGGCCACGCGCACGAGGCCATGGTCGTCGACGCCGAGCGTCGGCTGATCGGCGTGATCACCCAGACCGACCTGATCGCGGCGCTCTACCGCGCCCACGTCGTCGAGGCCGTGGTGGCGGCCTAA
- a CDS encoding methyl-accepting chemotaxis protein: protein MGMTGAFKRLSLAGKLMAAGGAALGALLIVASLLISVSSGQAVRGLAERYAASMTAETAMSVKNDLDDADAVVRAAAGMFSASYASGQRDRAAYMAQLKPISAASKAMLGGWLMFEPNALGDDAAFAGRAELGSTPSGRFIGYWVRDGQSLSAEQGEDAEFSEAFFTTSFQSGRPAILEPYSDNVADGGQQKQVLMTSITYPVIAGGKTVGVMGADLALDDIAARLNALKPFDDGRAMLVSPGGLWVSHPDAALRMKAYADPGLDVVKQAMADGKPALIDGVKLKGRKAQRLVAPVRLASGATWAVVADVSEDALLAPARRLALGLAVGGLVLLLASLAVLAVASRRLIARPLLTLRETVKGLAENRYDLPVAETARADEIGSIARALETLRSELARAQALRDEQDALRRAADADRDRATALSLSIDEQTGVVREVGAALAAVAEGDLSRRIAGPFAEVYEPLRQDFNKAVASLEQAIGEIAEAADAIGAASDTLSNASGELARRTERQAQGLERAAGSLNAVTGAMGEVAGGADETRRLVASARSEADDGGAVVTEAAQTMGEIDASSRRIGDIVGLIDEIAFQTNLLALNAGVEAARAGEAGRGFAVVAQEVRALAQRSADSAKQIKSLISQSDASVQAGVALVEKTGAALHGVAGQMAGIDAAATRIASSVREQAQDLSTVNAEVAEIERFTQQNLAMVESARAADQALANQGARLMDLVGRFRLGRANLRRAA from the coding sequence ATTGGGATGACCGGAGCGTTCAAGCGGCTTTCGCTTGCCGGGAAGCTTATGGCGGCGGGCGGCGCGGCCTTGGGGGCCCTGCTGATCGTGGCCTCGCTCCTGATCAGCGTCAGCAGCGGTCAGGCCGTCCGCGGTCTCGCCGAACGCTACGCCGCCAGCATGACGGCCGAGACGGCCATGAGCGTCAAGAACGACCTGGACGACGCCGACGCCGTGGTGCGCGCGGCGGCCGGCATGTTCTCGGCCTCCTACGCCTCGGGCCAGCGCGACCGCGCCGCCTATATGGCTCAGCTCAAGCCGATCTCGGCGGCGTCCAAGGCGATGCTGGGCGGCTGGCTGATGTTCGAGCCGAACGCCCTGGGCGACGACGCCGCCTTCGCGGGCCGCGCCGAGCTGGGCTCGACTCCGTCGGGCCGCTTCATCGGCTACTGGGTGCGCGACGGTCAGAGCCTGAGCGCCGAACAGGGCGAAGACGCCGAATTCTCCGAGGCCTTCTTCACCACGAGCTTCCAGAGCGGCCGCCCGGCGATCCTGGAGCCCTATTCCGACAACGTCGCCGACGGCGGCCAGCAGAAACAGGTCCTGATGACCTCGATCACCTATCCGGTGATCGCGGGCGGCAAAACGGTCGGCGTGATGGGCGCGGACCTGGCGCTGGACGACATCGCCGCGCGCCTGAACGCCCTGAAGCCGTTCGACGACGGCCGCGCCATGCTGGTCTCGCCCGGCGGCCTGTGGGTCTCGCACCCCGACGCGGCCCTGCGCATGAAGGCCTACGCCGATCCTGGCCTCGACGTCGTCAAGCAAGCCATGGCCGATGGCAAGCCGGCGCTGATCGACGGCGTCAAGCTGAAGGGCCGCAAGGCCCAGCGCCTGGTGGCGCCGGTGCGCCTGGCCTCGGGCGCGACCTGGGCCGTTGTGGCCGACGTCAGCGAGGACGCCCTGCTGGCCCCCGCCCGTCGCCTAGCCCTGGGCCTGGCCGTCGGCGGCCTCGTGCTGCTCCTGGCCTCGCTGGCCGTGCTGGCCGTGGCCTCGCGCCGGCTGATCGCCCGCCCGCTGCTGACCCTGCGCGAGACGGTGAAGGGCCTGGCCGAGAACCGCTACGACCTGCCCGTGGCCGAGACCGCCCGCGCCGACGAGATCGGCTCGATCGCCCGGGCCCTGGAGACCCTGCGCAGCGAACTGGCTCGCGCCCAGGCCCTGCGCGACGAGCAGGACGCCCTGCGCCGCGCCGCCGACGCCGACCGCGACCGCGCCACGGCCCTCTCGCTCTCGATCGACGAACAGACCGGCGTTGTCCGCGAGGTCGGCGCGGCCCTGGCCGCCGTGGCCGAGGGCGACCTGTCGCGCCGCATCGCCGGCCCGTTCGCCGAGGTCTACGAGCCGCTGCGCCAGGACTTCAACAAGGCCGTCGCCAGCCTGGAGCAGGCGATCGGCGAGATCGCCGAGGCCGCCGACGCCATCGGCGCGGCCAGCGACACCCTCTCCAACGCCTCGGGCGAGCTGGCCCGGCGCACCGAACGCCAGGCCCAGGGCCTGGAGCGCGCGGCCGGCTCGCTGAACGCGGTGACCGGCGCCATGGGCGAGGTCGCCGGCGGCGCCGACGAGACCCGCCGCCTGGTCGCCTCGGCCCGCAGCGAGGCCGACGACGGCGGCGCCGTGGTCACCGAGGCCGCCCAGACCATGGGCGAGATCGACGCCTCCTCGCGCCGCATCGGCGACATCGTCGGCCTGATCGACGAGATCGCCTTCCAGACCAATCTCCTGGCGCTGAACGCCGGCGTCGAGGCCGCCCGCGCGGGCGAGGCCGGTCGCGGCTTCGCCGTCGTCGCCCAGGAAGTGCGGGCGCTCGCCCAGCGCTCGGCGGACTCGGCAAAGCAGATCAAGTCGCTGATCAGCCAGTCGGACGCCAGCGTCCAGGCGGGCGTGGCCCTGGTCGAGAAGACCGGCGCGGCCCTGCACGGCGTCGCGGGCCAGATGGCCGGCATCGACGCGGCCGCCACGCGGATCGCCTCGTCGGTGCGCGAGCAGGCCCAGGACCTCTCGACCGTCAACGCCGAGGTCGCCGAGATCGAGCGCTTCACCCAGCAGAACCTGGCCATGGTCGAGAGCGCCCGCGCCGCCGACCAGGCGCTCGCCAACCAGGGCGCGCGGCTGATGGATCTGGTGGGGCGGTTCCGCCTGGGGCGCGCCAACCTGCGACGGGCGGCCTAA
- a CDS encoding glutathione S-transferase family protein encodes MIVVHHLNNSRSQRVLWLLEELGVSYEVKRYERDAKTMLAPPELKAVHPLGKSPVITDGDAVIAETGAIIEYIVGVYGGGKLIPASGTPERLRYTYWLHYAEGSAMTPLLLKLVFSALPNRAPGLMKPIVRSIAAKAQASFIDPQLKTHIDYWEAELSKSPWFAGPAFTAADIAMSFPLEAGADRADAASRPHVKAFLEKIHARPAYQRALERGGPYAYA; translated from the coding sequence ATGATCGTCGTCCATCACCTGAACAATTCTCGCAGCCAGCGGGTCCTGTGGCTGCTCGAGGAGCTGGGCGTCTCCTACGAGGTCAAGCGCTATGAGCGCGACGCGAAGACCATGCTGGCCCCGCCGGAGCTGAAGGCCGTCCATCCGCTAGGCAAGTCGCCGGTGATCACCGACGGCGACGCCGTGATCGCCGAGACGGGCGCGATCATCGAATACATCGTCGGGGTCTATGGCGGGGGAAAGCTCATCCCCGCGTCGGGGACTCCCGAACGCCTGCGCTATACCTATTGGCTGCATTACGCCGAGGGCTCGGCCATGACGCCGCTGCTGCTGAAGCTGGTGTTCTCGGCCCTGCCCAACCGCGCGCCGGGACTGATGAAGCCGATCGTCCGCTCGATCGCCGCCAAGGCCCAGGCCAGCTTTATCGATCCGCAGCTCAAGACCCATATCGATTACTGGGAGGCGGAGCTTTCGAAGTCGCCCTGGTTCGCCGGGCCGGCGTTCACCGCCGCCGACATCGCCATGAGCTTTCCGCTGGAGGCCGGCGCCGACCGGGCGGACGCGGCCAGCCGTCCGCACGTGAAGGCGTTCCTCGAAAAGATCCACGCGCGCCCCGCCTACCAGCGGGCTCTGGAGCGCGGCGGACCGTACGCCTACGCCTGA
- a CDS encoding cytidylyltransferase domain-containing protein: MIVAILQARMSSTRLPGKVLMPLVRQPMIVRQIERVARSRKIDKLVVATSENREDDAIEKAVLREGIPVFRGSLYDVQERFLGALDAHPAEHLVRLTADCPLADPDLIDATIELYLSSDADYANNVAEGRAWPKGTDVEVMRASALREAAKVASPEAREHVTWDLRTQPERWRQVFLACHPDQGAVRWTVDRPDDYAFVATAYDALYPKNRAFTSDDVRAFVRDRPDLQEYGGDRRV, from the coding sequence ATGATCGTCGCCATCCTCCAGGCCCGCATGAGCTCCACCCGCCTGCCGGGCAAGGTGCTGATGCCGCTCGTGCGCCAGCCGATGATCGTGCGGCAGATCGAGCGCGTGGCCCGGTCCCGCAAGATCGACAAGCTGGTCGTCGCCACCTCCGAGAACCGCGAGGACGACGCCATCGAAAAGGCCGTGCTGCGCGAGGGAATTCCGGTATTCCGGGGCTCGCTGTACGACGTGCAGGAGCGGTTCCTGGGCGCGCTGGACGCCCATCCGGCCGAGCACCTGGTGCGGCTGACCGCCGACTGTCCGCTGGCTGATCCCGACCTGATCGACGCCACGATCGAGCTCTATCTGTCCAGCGACGCCGACTACGCCAACAACGTCGCCGAGGGCCGCGCCTGGCCCAAGGGCACGGACGTCGAGGTGATGCGGGCCTCGGCCCTGCGCGAGGCGGCCAAGGTCGCCAGCCCCGAGGCGCGCGAGCACGTCACCTGGGACCTGCGCACCCAGCCCGAGCGCTGGCGGCAGGTTTTCCTGGCCTGTCATCCCGACCAGGGCGCGGTGCGCTGGACCGTCGACCGCCCCGACGACTACGCCTTTGTCGCCACGGCCTATGACGCGCTCTATCCGAAGAACCGCGCCTTCACCTCGGACGACGTGCGGGCCTTCGTCCGCGACCGGCCGGACCTGCAGGAGTACGGGGGCGACCGGCGGGTATGA
- a CDS encoding kinase, producing the protein MTSEADLVAAFIQGEGLPDSFADLANRLHRPLAARMAAWAGEGRSPLVVGICGPQGSGKSTLAALVARLLAARGLKVATLSIDDLYLTKAQRAGLAREVHPLLATRGVPGTHDPALGLAVLEALGRRETIALPRFDKAADDRAPEATWPRIEGPVDVVLLEGWCVGARPQPAARLTAPVNALERDEDPDGAWRGFANAALAGAYAALFARFDRLVLLTAPDFAVVRAWRGQQEARLRARLAAEGRDPGLAMDDAALDRFVAHYERLTRWIGEDLPGLADVVVRLDERRRPREALA; encoded by the coding sequence ATGACGAGCGAGGCCGACCTCGTCGCCGCCTTCATCCAGGGCGAAGGCCTGCCCGACAGCTTCGCGGATCTGGCGAACCGCCTGCACCGGCCGCTGGCGGCGCGGATGGCGGCCTGGGCTGGCGAAGGCCGCTCGCCCCTCGTCGTCGGGATCTGCGGGCCGCAGGGCTCGGGCAAGTCGACCCTGGCCGCCCTGGTCGCGCGACTGCTGGCGGCGCGGGGCCTGAAGGTCGCGACGCTGTCGATCGACGACCTCTACCTGACCAAGGCCCAGCGCGCCGGGCTGGCCCGCGAGGTCCATCCGCTGCTGGCGACGCGCGGCGTTCCCGGCACGCACGATCCGGCGCTGGGGCTGGCTGTGCTGGAGGCCCTGGGACGGCGGGAAACCATCGCCCTCCCCCGCTTCGACAAGGCCGCCGACGACCGCGCGCCGGAGGCGACTTGGCCGCGTATCGAGGGACCGGTCGATGTCGTGCTGCTGGAAGGCTGGTGCGTCGGCGCGCGGCCGCAGCCGGCGGCGAGGCTGACCGCGCCGGTCAACGCCCTGGAGCGCGACGAGGACCCGGACGGCGCCTGGCGCGGCTTCGCCAACGCGGCCCTCGCCGGCGCCTACGCGGCGCTGTTCGCGCGGTTCGACCGGCTGGTGCTGCTGACCGCCCCGGACTTCGCCGTCGTTCGCGCCTGGCGCGGCCAGCAGGAGGCCCGCCTGCGCGCCCGCCTCGCCGCCGAGGGCCGCGATCCCGGACTGGCGATGGACGACGCCGCCCTCGACCGCTTCGTCGCCCACTACGAGCGCCTGACGCGATGGATCGGCGAGGATTTGCCGGGGCTGGCGGATGTGGTGGTGAGGTTGGATGAGCGAAGGCGGCCGCGAGAAGCTCTGGCTTAG
- the pseG gene encoding UDP-2,4-diacetamido-2,4,6-trideoxy-beta-L-altropyranose hydrolase has protein sequence MSRILFVCAAGPSVGGGHVMRSLTLARALAQGGATCGFLAGPEVAAVLNAFAPDMARAEDDAGFDAVVFDHYGLSAEDHRALAKGRPTLVIDDLADRPLASDLVLDSGLARKAQDYAGLVPAHARLLLGPSYAPVRPAFAALREKALARRAQRTPVRRILVSLGLTDVGGITERVVGLLRPLIGEAALDVVVGGAAPSLPALRALARRDPRLVLHVDAQDMPQLTLEADLAVGAGGSTTWERCVLALPTLALILADNQAPAARALAAAGVAPCLDVAAPDFETVFAREVSDLLDNADRRAALSTASAKVCDGLGAERVAAAFLEIVAARKRS, from the coding sequence ATGAGCCGCATCCTGTTCGTCTGCGCGGCGGGCCCCAGCGTCGGCGGCGGCCACGTGATGCGGTCCCTGACCCTGGCGCGGGCGCTCGCGCAAGGCGGCGCGACCTGCGGGTTCCTGGCCGGCCCCGAGGTCGCCGCGGTGCTGAACGCTTTCGCGCCGGACATGGCGCGGGCAGAGGATGACGCGGGCTTCGACGCCGTGGTGTTCGACCATTACGGCCTGAGCGCCGAGGACCATCGCGCCCTGGCCAAGGGCCGCCCCACGCTCGTCATCGACGACCTCGCCGACCGGCCGCTGGCCTCCGACCTGGTGTTGGACTCCGGACTGGCGCGGAAGGCCCAGGACTATGCGGGCCTGGTCCCCGCTCACGCGCGCCTGCTGCTGGGCCCGTCCTATGCGCCGGTCCGTCCGGCTTTCGCGGCGCTGCGCGAGAAGGCCCTGGCGCGGCGGGCCCAGCGGACGCCCGTGCGACGCATCCTGGTGTCGCTGGGCCTGACGGACGTTGGCGGGATCACCGAGCGGGTCGTCGGACTGCTGCGGCCTCTGATCGGCGAGGCGGCGCTGGACGTGGTGGTCGGCGGCGCGGCGCCCAGCCTGCCCGCCCTGCGCGCCCTGGCCCGGCGGGACCCCCGCCTCGTCCTCCACGTCGACGCCCAGGACATGCCGCAACTCACGCTGGAGGCCGACCTCGCCGTCGGCGCCGGCGGCTCGACCACCTGGGAGCGCTGCGTGCTGGCCCTGCCGACCCTGGCGCTGATCCTGGCCGACAACCAGGCGCCCGCCGCGCGCGCCCTGGCGGCGGCCGGCGTCGCGCCCTGCCTCGACGTCGCCGCGCCGGACTTCGAGACGGTCTTCGCGCGGGAGGTCTCGGACCTGCTGGACAACGCCGACCGCCGCGCGGCCCTGTCGACCGCGAGCGCCAAGGTCTGCGACGGCCTGGGCGCCGAGCGGGTCGCGGCGGCGTTTCTGGAGATCGTGGCCGCGCGAAAGCGCTCCTAG
- a CDS encoding methyl-accepting chemotaxis protein: MKAPFKLVFSNLEAQREVGGKLIALLAWAMVPVLLGARLLVHGPVAAVAAAAIVTAGAATLAWRKGKGSAGRALVGVALMAQVSLLVAALSGHAWQTDMHMAYFAALALLVVYCDWVVIAAAAATVAVHHLGLTYLLPQAVFPGSASLGRVIVHAVILIVEASALIAVSASVNHMFAVAGGERAKAKEALDEARAAQDAAEGARRSEEESRLSHAEAHKQAEAQRDAAIAALGQALSHLARGDLTARLHTKFAEAYEALRSDYNTAADRLADTLTVIEGRVDGVRAGSDQIADAVQSLARRTERQAASLQETASTMDDITATVGQTASGAKRAADVVARTRNDAERSSEVVEQTVAAMTAIERSSQEITNIISVIDEIAFQTNLLALNAGVEAARAGESGKGFAVVAQEVRALAQRSAEAAKEIKQLISTSTGQVETGVGLVARTGEALQRMVSQISEIDALVSEIAGSAQAQAQGLAQVNTAVAQMDQVLQENAGMVEETSEATQTLNADAALLAELVDQFDLPHGPPTIERLRA, from the coding sequence ATGAAAGCTCCCTTCAAGCTGGTCTTCTCCAATCTGGAGGCGCAACGCGAGGTCGGCGGCAAGCTGATCGCGCTGTTGGCCTGGGCGATGGTTCCCGTGCTGCTGGGCGCGCGCCTGCTGGTCCATGGGCCCGTGGCGGCGGTGGCCGCGGCGGCGATCGTGACCGCCGGCGCCGCGACCCTGGCCTGGCGCAAGGGCAAGGGCTCGGCCGGTCGCGCGCTGGTCGGGGTGGCCCTGATGGCGCAGGTCTCGCTGCTGGTCGCGGCGCTGAGCGGTCACGCCTGGCAGACCGACATGCACATGGCCTATTTCGCCGCCCTGGCGCTGCTGGTCGTCTATTGCGACTGGGTGGTGATCGCCGCCGCCGCCGCGACCGTGGCCGTGCATCACCTGGGCCTGACCTATCTCCTGCCGCAGGCGGTGTTCCCCGGCTCGGCCAGCCTGGGCCGGGTGATCGTCCACGCCGTGATCCTGATCGTCGAGGCCAGCGCCCTGATCGCCGTTAGCGCCAGCGTCAACCACATGTTCGCCGTGGCCGGCGGCGAGCGCGCCAAGGCCAAGGAGGCCCTCGACGAGGCGCGCGCGGCCCAGGACGCCGCCGAAGGGGCCCGCCGCTCCGAGGAAGAAAGCCGCCTCAGCCACGCCGAGGCGCACAAGCAGGCCGAAGCGCAACGCGACGCGGCCATCGCCGCCCTGGGTCAGGCGCTGTCGCACCTGGCGCGCGGCGACCTGACCGCGCGGCTGCACACCAAGTTCGCCGAGGCCTACGAGGCCCTGCGCTCGGACTACAACACCGCCGCCGACCGGCTGGCTGACACCCTGACGGTGATCGAAGGCCGGGTCGACGGGGTTCGCGCGGGCTCGGACCAGATCGCTGACGCCGTTCAGTCCCTGGCGCGCCGCACCGAGCGTCAGGCCGCCAGCCTGCAGGAAACCGCCTCGACCATGGACGACATCACCGCCACGGTCGGCCAGACGGCCTCGGGCGCCAAGCGCGCCGCCGACGTCGTGGCGCGCACCCGCAACGACGCCGAGCGCTCGAGCGAGGTGGTCGAGCAGACGGTCGCGGCCATGACCGCCATCGAACGCTCGTCGCAGGAAATCACCAACATCATCAGCGTGATCGACGAGATCGCCTTCCAGACCAATCTCCTGGCCCTGAACGCGGGCGTCGAGGCCGCCCGGGCCGGGGAGAGCGGCAAGGGGTTCGCCGTGGTCGCCCAGGAAGTCCGCGCCCTGGCCCAACGCTCGGCCGAGGCCGCCAAGGAGATCAAGCAACTGATTTCGACCTCGACCGGCCAGGTCGAGACCGGCGTGGGCCTGGTGGCCCGCACGGGCGAGGCGCTGCAGCGCATGGTGTCCCAGATCTCGGAGATCGACGCCCTGGTCTCGGAAATCGCCGGTTCGGCCCAGGCCCAGGCCCAGGGCCTGGCCCAGGTCAACACCGCCGTCGCCCAGATGGACCAGGTGCTGCAGGAGAACGCCGGCATGGTCGAGGAGACCTCCGAGGCGACCCAGACCCTGAACGCCGACGCGGCCCTGCTGGCGGAGCTGGTCGATCAGTTCGACCTGCCCCACGGCCCGCCGACCATCGAGCGGCTGCGGGCCTAA
- a CDS encoding VOC family protein — protein sequence MKIVTSLSFQGQCRQAFEFYAKVLGGEITGAFPYGEGPPGGPPMNPAYKDWLMHAWLQVGDQAIMGADMPPEFAPNIEKPKNGFDVTYHTADPAEARRVFDALSEGGKVGMPFGETFWSPGYGSLTDKFGIPWMVNTTP from the coding sequence ATGAAGATCGTCACCAGCCTCAGCTTCCAGGGGCAGTGCCGCCAGGCCTTCGAATTCTACGCGAAGGTGCTGGGCGGCGAGATCACCGGCGCCTTCCCATACGGCGAAGGCCCGCCAGGCGGTCCGCCGATGAACCCGGCCTACAAGGACTGGCTGATGCACGCCTGGCTGCAGGTCGGCGACCAGGCGATCATGGGCGCGGACATGCCGCCCGAATTCGCGCCCAATATCGAAAAGCCCAAGAACGGCTTCGACGTGACCTACCACACCGCCGATCCCGCCGAGGCCCGTCGCGTGTTCGACGCGCTCTCGGAAGGCGGCAAGGTCGGCATGCCCTTCGGCGAGACCTTCTGGTCGCCCGGCTACGGCAGTCTGACCGACAAGTTCGGTATCCCGTGGATGGTCAACACCACGCCCTAA